One window of Xanthomonas sp. 10-10 genomic DNA carries:
- a CDS encoding CPBP family intramembrane glutamic endopeptidase, which translates to MQQREGASARWGELLLVVTIAFGLSIWSSVSAVARDAVEPVFSDASLWGMVFYELLVLAILLPMLWFRGWRPQSLGLQWQRRDLAAGLGLLAVCLLVTYPLTLLNWSSGSNTNPFDAMVVGRLSITAVLTISLINPIFEEVFVCGYVIRALEPRHGRAFAVNVSVAIRTSYHLYQGPIGAISILMIGLILGWWVARRGRLWPAILAHGALDLLGLMVYT; encoded by the coding sequence ATGCAACAACGTGAAGGAGCGTCTGCCAGATGGGGCGAGTTGTTGCTCGTGGTGACGATTGCGTTTGGGCTTTCGATCTGGTCCAGCGTTTCGGCAGTCGCGCGCGATGCCGTCGAGCCGGTCTTCTCCGACGCGAGCCTGTGGGGCATGGTGTTCTACGAACTGCTCGTTCTGGCGATCTTGTTGCCAATGCTGTGGTTCCGTGGATGGAGGCCGCAGTCGCTGGGGCTGCAGTGGCAGCGGCGCGACTTGGCGGCGGGGCTCGGCTTGCTGGCGGTGTGCCTGTTGGTCACCTATCCACTGACGCTGTTGAACTGGAGCTCGGGGAGCAACACGAATCCATTCGATGCGATGGTCGTCGGGCGGCTATCGATCACGGCTGTGCTGACCATCTCGCTGATCAATCCGATCTTCGAAGAAGTATTCGTATGCGGTTACGTGATCCGCGCCCTGGAGCCGCGGCATGGGCGGGCGTTCGCGGTGAATGTAAGCGTGGCGATCCGCACCTCGTATCACCTGTATCAGGGTCCGATCGGCGCCATCAGCATCCTGATGATCGGGTTGATCCTGGGTTGGTGGGTGGCCCGACGCGGGCGGTTGTGGCCGGCGATCCTGGCGCATGGCGCGCTGGATCTGCTGGGCTTGATGGTCTATACCTGA
- a CDS encoding DUF4124 domain-containing protein gives MKRSLAIVMYMLALPAAAQSAYKCSDAKLGTVYQSTPCADGAEQKRWNKQPAATPTATAAAAQADTNTASAAGQESNLGLRLISYERQPSPEACTRATHVRDSARADTTMRRDPDFMQAVERAVVQACR, from the coding sequence ATGAAAAGAAGTCTTGCGATAGTGATGTACATGCTGGCGTTGCCGGCAGCGGCGCAGTCGGCCTACAAGTGCAGCGATGCAAAGCTGGGGACCGTTTACCAGTCCACGCCGTGCGCCGACGGCGCCGAGCAGAAGCGTTGGAACAAGCAACCCGCAGCGACCCCGACAGCAACGGCTGCGGCGGCGCAGGCAGACACGAACACGGCGTCTGCTGCAGGCCAGGAATCAAACCTGGGGTTACGCCTGATCAGTTACGAGCGCCAGCCGAGTCCGGAGGCGTGTACGCGCGCTACCCATGTGCGCGATAGCGCACGCGCCGATACTACGATGCGTCGCGATCCGGATTTCATGCAGGCTGTCGAGCGAGCGGTCGTGCAGGCTTGCCGCTAG
- a CDS encoding LirA/MavJ family T4SS effector, translating into MGKPTEKEIDADFKAAYAKLRLKYEEPETGKTVARSSFWFIKDLKKVALFLYAEELFKEALDTLEAEMVALYERRSGKKLTKIQKGVVAQSWLSDSASGHSAFLLQSVLAENELQEKFADIENVDSKLHPMQFFGNLTDSDFAENIRGRHLAVDYVGGDHGEYTHRIQWYCISKKAGALELACRGNGDKTTGELFQRSGPVWLKVFDRTDPSDVNDFRRPEKLNLYLGKPDDAAKTRWPLLTGFMISRQVATNGYSLQTKFLLAAKLAYGLAVTPGFLLMSVSDSKAEIERLRKLPVTPLTEGIEKEINDFLDANRVMTGRDKFYVGSQEKAL; encoded by the coding sequence ATGGGAAAGCCAACAGAGAAAGAAATCGACGCCGACTTCAAGGCGGCCTATGCCAAGCTGAGACTGAAGTACGAAGAGCCGGAAACGGGGAAAACTGTCGCGCGCAGTAGTTTCTGGTTTATCAAGGACCTGAAGAAGGTCGCGCTGTTCCTCTATGCCGAAGAGCTCTTCAAGGAAGCGCTCGACACCCTCGAAGCCGAGATGGTTGCGCTGTACGAGCGGCGCAGCGGCAAGAAGCTGACAAAGATCCAGAAGGGGGTGGTTGCGCAGTCCTGGCTCAGCGATTCGGCGAGCGGGCACTCCGCGTTCCTCTTGCAGTCGGTACTGGCGGAGAACGAATTGCAGGAGAAGTTTGCCGACATAGAGAACGTGGATAGCAAGCTACATCCGATGCAGTTTTTCGGAAACCTGACCGATTCCGACTTCGCCGAAAACATTAGGGGGCGCCATCTGGCGGTAGACTACGTGGGTGGCGATCATGGCGAATACACGCACCGCATCCAGTGGTACTGCATCTCCAAGAAAGCCGGGGCGCTCGAGCTGGCGTGTCGCGGAAATGGCGACAAGACCACGGGGGAGCTGTTCCAGCGCTCTGGGCCTGTCTGGCTGAAGGTATTCGACCGTACGGATCCTTCCGACGTGAACGACTTCCGCCGTCCGGAAAAGCTCAATCTCTACCTTGGCAAGCCGGACGACGCGGCGAAGACCCGCTGGCCGTTGCTCACCGGGTTCATGATCTCGCGCCAAGTCGCGACCAATGGCTATTCGTTGCAGACCAAGTTCCTGCTCGCCGCCAAGCTGGCCTACGGCCTGGCCGTCACCCCGGGGTTCCTGCTGATGAGCGTGTCCGACAGCAAGGCCGAGATCGAACGGCTGAGGAAGTTGCCGGTCACGCCGCTCACCGAAGGCATCGAGAAGGAAATCAACGACTTCCTTGACGCGAACAGAGTCATGACCGGGCGCGACAAGTTCTACGTGGGCTCACAGGAAAAGGCGCTTTGA
- the tssH gene encoding type VI secretion system ATPase TssH: protein MAEISRSALFGKLNPLAYRGIESATVFCKLRGNPYVELVHWLHQLLQLQDSDVHRIVKHFQLNPSALARDVTAALDSLPRGSTAVTDLSANVEEAVERAWVYASLSFGQAQVRTGYLVIGILSVRGLRNALLAISKEFDKLKPAVLDEHFAEIVAGSPEDGLLPSDGFSLGQAAAPGEASGAIAPAAMGKQEALKKFTTDLTAQAREGKLDPIIGRDDEIRQVVDILMRRRQNNPILVGEAGVGKTAVVEGFAQRIARGDVPPALKDVQLRTLDVGLLQAGASMKGEFEQRLRAVIDEVQASPKPIILFVDETHTLVGAGGAAGTGDAANLLKPALARGTLRTVGATTFAEYKKYIEKDPALTRRFQAVQVDEPDEAKAVRMMRGVASMMEQHHSVQILDEALEAAVKLSHRYIPARQLPDKSVSLLDTACARVAVSLHATPAEVDDSRRRIEALDTEHAIIERERAIGIVVEKRAAACAALLETEHGRLRDLEQRWVGEKALVDELLSLRAQLRSGNAPVEGTGSALEAEAEADTDADADAAQAASGDTAVLDAPVRVDRDTLLARLQLVQAELGALQGESPLILPTVDYQAVAAVVADWTGIPVGRMARNEIDTVLRLPELLAKRVIGQDHAMEMIAKRIQTSRAGLDNPDKPIGVFLLAGTSGVGKTETALALAETLYGGEQNLITINMSEYQEAHTVSSLKGAPPGYVGYGEGGVLTEAVRRKPYSVVLLDEVEKAHPDVHELFFQVFDKGWMEDGEGRRIDFRNTLIILTSNAGTDLIASLCKDPELMPDPEGMAKAIREPLLKVFPPALLGRLVAIPYYPLSNDMLGQIVRLQLNRIKKRIEERYRIPFEYDDSVVELVVSRCTESESGGRMIDAILTNSMLPEVSRQFLNRMVRGVPLAKVAVRAADRQFNYELQ, encoded by the coding sequence ATGGCCGAGATCTCCCGCAGTGCCCTGTTCGGCAAGCTCAACCCGCTGGCGTATCGCGGCATCGAGAGCGCCACCGTGTTCTGCAAGCTGCGCGGCAACCCGTACGTGGAGCTGGTGCACTGGCTGCATCAGCTGCTGCAGCTGCAGGACTCGGACGTGCACCGCATCGTCAAACACTTCCAGCTCAACCCGTCCGCGCTGGCCCGCGATGTCACCGCCGCACTCGACAGCTTGCCGCGCGGCTCCACCGCCGTCACCGACCTGTCTGCCAATGTCGAAGAAGCGGTGGAACGCGCTTGGGTGTATGCCTCGCTCAGCTTTGGGCAGGCGCAGGTGCGCACCGGCTATCTGGTGATCGGCATCCTCAGCGTGCGTGGCTTGCGTAATGCATTGCTGGCGATCTCCAAGGAGTTCGACAAGCTCAAGCCTGCTGTCTTGGACGAGCACTTCGCCGAGATCGTCGCCGGCTCGCCGGAAGACGGCTTGCTGCCCAGCGATGGCTTCTCGCTGGGCCAGGCGGCGGCACCGGGCGAGGCCAGCGGCGCCATCGCCCCGGCTGCGATGGGCAAGCAGGAAGCGCTGAAGAAATTCACCACCGACCTCACCGCGCAGGCGCGCGAGGGCAAACTCGACCCGATCATCGGCCGTGACGACGAGATCCGCCAGGTGGTCGACATCCTGATGCGCCGCCGCCAGAACAACCCGATCCTGGTCGGCGAGGCCGGCGTGGGCAAGACTGCAGTGGTGGAAGGGTTCGCACAGCGCATCGCACGCGGCGATGTGCCACCCGCATTGAAGGACGTGCAACTGCGTACGCTCGATGTGGGCCTGCTGCAGGCCGGCGCCAGCATGAAGGGCGAGTTCGAGCAGCGCCTGCGCGCGGTCATCGACGAAGTGCAGGCCAGCCCCAAGCCGATCATTTTGTTCGTCGATGAAACGCATACCCTGGTCGGCGCCGGTGGCGCAGCCGGCACCGGCGATGCCGCCAACCTGCTCAAGCCCGCGTTGGCGCGCGGCACTTTGCGCACGGTGGGCGCGACAACGTTTGCCGAATACAAGAAGTACATCGAGAAAGATCCTGCACTGACCCGGCGCTTCCAGGCCGTGCAGGTGGATGAGCCGGACGAGGCCAAGGCGGTGCGCATGATGCGCGGCGTCGCCTCGATGATGGAGCAACACCACAGTGTGCAGATCCTGGACGAGGCGCTGGAAGCGGCAGTCAAGCTCAGCCACCGCTATATCCCTGCGCGCCAGCTACCGGACAAATCCGTGAGCCTGCTCGATACCGCCTGCGCCCGCGTCGCGGTCAGCCTGCACGCTACACCTGCGGAAGTGGACGACAGCCGCCGCCGCATCGAAGCGCTGGACACCGAGCACGCCATCATCGAGCGCGAGCGTGCGATTGGCATCGTGGTGGAGAAGCGTGCTGCCGCGTGTGCAGCCTTGCTGGAAACCGAACACGGCCGCCTGCGTGATCTTGAGCAGCGCTGGGTTGGCGAGAAAGCATTGGTCGATGAGCTGCTGTCGCTGCGTGCACAACTGCGTAGCGGCAATGCGCCGGTGGAAGGCACCGGCAGTGCGTTGGAAGCGGAGGCCGAGGCTGACACCGATGCCGATGCAGATGCCGCGCAGGCAGCGTCTGGCGACACCGCCGTGCTCGACGCACCGGTGCGGGTGGACCGCGACACGCTGCTCGCACGCCTGCAACTGGTACAGGCGGAGCTGGGCGCACTCCAGGGCGAATCGCCCTTGATCTTGCCAACGGTCGACTACCAGGCGGTGGCCGCCGTGGTCGCCGACTGGACCGGCATCCCGGTTGGGCGCATGGCGCGCAACGAGATCGACACCGTGCTGCGCCTGCCCGAACTGCTGGCCAAGCGCGTGATCGGCCAGGACCACGCCATGGAGATGATCGCCAAGCGCATCCAGACCAGCCGCGCCGGCCTGGACAACCCGGACAAACCGATCGGCGTGTTCCTGCTCGCCGGCACCTCCGGCGTGGGCAAGACCGAAACCGCGCTCGCACTGGCCGAAACCTTGTACGGCGGCGAACAGAACCTGATCACCATCAACATGAGCGAATACCAGGAGGCCCACACCGTCTCCTCGCTCAAGGGCGCACCGCCGGGCTACGTCGGCTACGGCGAAGGCGGCGTGCTCACTGAAGCAGTACGACGCAAGCCCTACTCGGTGGTGCTGCTGGACGAAGTGGAAAAAGCCCACCCCGACGTGCACGAACTGTTCTTCCAGGTCTTCGACAAGGGCTGGATGGAAGACGGCGAAGGCCGCCGCATCGACTTCCGCAACACCTTGATCATCCTCACCAGCAACGCCGGCACCGACCTCATTGCCAGCCTGTGCAAAGACCCGGAACTGATGCCGGATCCCGAAGGCATGGCCAAGGCCATTCGCGAGCCGTTGTTGAAGGTGTTTCCGCCGGCATTGCTCGGGCGGTTGGTGGCGATTCCTTACTACCCGCTGAGCAACGACATGCTCGGCCAAATCGTGCGGTTGCAGTTGAACCGCATCAAGAAGCGCATCGAGGAGCGCTACAGGATTCCGTTCGAGTACGACGACTCGGTGGTGGAGCTGGTGGTGAGCCGGTGTACCGAGAGCGAGTCGGGGGGGCGGATGATTGATGCGATTTTGACGAATTCGATGTTGCCAGAGGTGAGCCGGCAGTTCTTGAACAGGATGGTGAGGGGCGTGCCGCTGGCCAAGGTGGCCGTACGCGCGGCCGACCGGCAGTTCAACTACGAACTCCAGTGA
- the tssG gene encoding type VI secretion system baseplate subunit TssG, with protein MASPARLPTAPVSTGAAALAQALQTRIQDFTPFAALRAIERCHPQQPRLGESARASDDVLRLRHTPSLAFAPRALERYVPATGDRPAALYGVFLGLFGPNAPLPLHLTEYAIERAQQAKDGTFAAFADVFHHRMLSLFYRAWAQAQPSVQAEREASDQFRAWLDALVGIASPHLRERDALPDEARRYHAGRFGAATRTPEGLRAVLQQLFDWPVQVQEFIAEWMRLPAGAQFQLGLGPRNARLGVDSVVGAQVRGAQQRVRIRLGPLPRIAFQRFLPGGQALRQLTAAVRSYLGDEFDWELQLLLKADEVPTPQLARNSRLGLDTWIGRRAWSIADADEVVLHPSG; from the coding sequence ATGGCCAGCCCAGCCCGGCTCCCGACCGCGCCTGTGAGCACCGGTGCTGCCGCGCTGGCACAGGCGCTGCAGACCCGGATCCAGGACTTCACCCCGTTCGCGGCCTTGCGCGCGATCGAGCGTTGCCATCCGCAGCAGCCGCGCCTGGGTGAATCGGCGCGCGCCAGTGACGATGTGCTGCGTTTGCGGCATACGCCATCGCTGGCCTTCGCGCCGCGCGCGCTTGAGCGTTACGTGCCGGCAACCGGCGATCGACCAGCGGCTTTGTATGGCGTGTTTCTGGGGCTATTCGGCCCCAACGCGCCGCTGCCGCTGCACCTGACCGAATACGCCATCGAGCGTGCGCAGCAAGCCAAGGACGGCACCTTTGCGGCGTTTGCCGATGTGTTCCATCACCGCATGCTCAGCCTGTTCTATCGCGCCTGGGCGCAGGCGCAGCCCAGCGTGCAGGCCGAGCGAGAAGCCAGCGATCAGTTTCGCGCATGGCTGGATGCACTGGTGGGCATCGCCAGCCCACACCTGCGCGAGCGCGATGCGCTGCCGGACGAAGCGCGCCGCTATCACGCCGGCCGGTTTGGCGCGGCCACGCGCACACCGGAAGGCTTGCGTGCCGTGCTGCAGCAACTGTTCGACTGGCCGGTGCAGGTGCAGGAATTCATTGCCGAATGGATGCGGCTTCCCGCCGGTGCGCAGTTCCAACTAGGCCTGGGCCCACGAAATGCGCGGCTGGGTGTGGATAGCGTGGTCGGTGCACAGGTGCGCGGTGCGCAACAGCGCGTGCGCATCCGGCTGGGGCCATTGCCGCGCATCGCATTTCAACGCTTCCTGCCCGGTGGCCAGGCGCTGCGCCAGCTTACCGCCGCGGTGCGCAGCTATCTGGGCGACGAGTTCGACTGGGAGCTGCAGCTATTGCTCAAGGCCGACGAGGTGCCCACCCCGCAGCTGGCGCGCAATAGCCGGCTGGGCCTGGATACCTGGATCGGCCGCCGCGCCTGGAGCATCGCCGACGCCGACGAGGTGGTGCTTCACCCCTCCGGTTGA
- the tssF gene encoding type VI secretion system baseplate subunit TssF, with amino-acid sequence MDPRLLPYYTRELQHVRDMGAEFAREYPKIAGRLGLDAFECADPYVERLLEGFAFLAARVQLKLDAQYPVFTQHLLEMVYPHYLAPLPSMAVVQLQPDLKDSGLSAGVSVPRHSALRSLIGAGERTACEFRTAHAVTLWPLQLAEAKYLESPAALAAAGVALPPGRNVRAGIRLRFELVGGAQTQGLALDRLPLFLAGADGLPKRLYEQLHADTSAVLVRGSDAQGAPLQTLQGDDALQMRGYADEDSLIPYDGRSFSGYRLLQEYFACPERFLFAELTGLRAALRRLHGASFEVVILLSRSVPSLAAAVSAEHFTLFCTPAINLFERRADRIHLQAGQHEYHVLADRTRPMDFEIHHLGEVEGFGDRQEPEQRFTAFYGGDARTWHARHGAFYSMRREPRLLSARQRRDGARSSYVGSEVFVSLVDANDQARASNLRQLGLQLWCSNRDLPLHMPVGKGTTDFSMDSGVPVRSVRCVAGPTKPRPAVSDGQTAWRLLSQLQLNYLSLFEDGPNGAAALREILTLYCDPFDASAQRQIEGVKQVTGTPIVRRIPVPGPITFGRGLEITLTCEDAAFEGTGAFLLASVLRHFFARYVSVNSFTETVLRTTERNEVARWPAQPGSRPRL; translated from the coding sequence ATGGACCCGCGCCTGCTCCCGTACTACACCCGCGAATTGCAGCACGTGCGCGACATGGGCGCCGAGTTTGCGCGCGAGTATCCCAAGATCGCCGGGCGGCTGGGGCTGGATGCGTTCGAATGCGCCGACCCGTATGTGGAGCGCCTGCTCGAAGGGTTTGCGTTTTTGGCTGCGCGCGTGCAACTCAAGCTGGACGCGCAGTACCCGGTCTTCACCCAGCACCTGCTGGAAATGGTCTACCCGCACTACCTGGCGCCGCTGCCATCGATGGCGGTGGTGCAGTTGCAGCCGGACCTGAAAGACAGCGGCCTGAGCGCCGGTGTCAGCGTGCCGCGCCATAGCGCACTGCGCAGCCTGATCGGCGCCGGTGAGCGCACCGCCTGCGAATTTCGCACCGCGCATGCGGTGACGCTGTGGCCGCTGCAGCTGGCCGAAGCCAAGTACCTGGAATCGCCGGCCGCGTTGGCGGCGGCAGGCGTCGCGTTACCGCCCGGGCGCAACGTGCGCGCCGGCATCCGCTTGCGCTTCGAGCTGGTGGGCGGTGCCCAGACCCAAGGCCTGGCGCTGGACCGGTTGCCGCTGTTCCTGGCCGGTGCCGATGGCCTGCCCAAGCGGCTGTACGAACAACTGCATGCCGACACCAGCGCCGTGCTGGTGCGCGGCAGCGATGCGCAGGGAGCGCCATTGCAAACGCTGCAGGGCGACGACGCGTTACAGATGCGCGGCTATGCCGATGAAGACAGCCTGATTCCGTACGACGGACGCTCCTTCAGTGGCTACCGCTTGCTGCAGGAATACTTCGCGTGCCCGGAGCGCTTCCTGTTTGCCGAACTCACCGGTTTGCGCGCTGCGTTGCGTCGCCTGCACGGCGCCAGTTTCGAGGTGGTGATTCTGCTGTCGCGCAGCGTGCCCAGCCTGGCCGCCGCAGTGAGCGCCGAACACTTCACCCTGTTCTGCACGCCGGCCATCAACCTGTTCGAACGCCGCGCCGATCGCATCCATCTGCAGGCCGGCCAGCACGAATATCATGTGCTGGCCGATCGCACCCGGCCGATGGATTTCGAGATCCATCATCTGGGCGAGGTGGAAGGCTTCGGCGATCGCCAGGAGCCGGAACAACGCTTCACCGCGTTCTATGGCGGCGATGCGCGCACGTGGCATGCGCGGCATGGCGCGTTCTACAGCATGCGTCGCGAGCCACGGCTACTGTCGGCGCGGCAACGCCGCGATGGCGCGCGCTCCAGCTACGTAGGCAGCGAGGTGTTCGTCAGCCTGGTCGATGCCAACGACCAGGCCCGCGCCAGCAACCTGCGTCAGCTCGGGCTGCAGCTGTGGTGCAGCAACCGCGACCTGCCGTTGCACATGCCGGTGGGCAAGGGCACTACCGACTTCAGCATGGACAGCGGTGTGCCGGTGCGCAGCGTGCGCTGCGTGGCCGGGCCGACCAAGCCGCGCCCGGCGGTGTCCGACGGGCAGACCGCGTGGCGCCTGCTCAGCCAGTTGCAGCTCAATTACCTGTCGCTGTTCGAAGATGGACCCAACGGTGCGGCGGCGCTGCGCGAGATCCTCACCCTGTACTGCGACCCGTTCGATGCCTCGGCGCAGCGGCAGATCGAAGGGGTCAAGCAGGTTACCGGCACGCCGATCGTGCGGCGGATTCCGGTGCCCGGCCCGATCACCTTCGGCCGCGGCCTGGAGATCACGCTCACCTGCGAAGACGCAGCCTTCGAAGGCACCGGTGCGTTTCTACTGGCTTCGGTACTGCGGCACTTCTTTGCGCGCTACGTTTCGGTGAATTCCTTTACCGAAACCGTGTTGCGCACCACCGAACGCAACGAGGTGGCACGATGGCCAGCCCAGCCCGGCTCCCGACCGCGCCTGTGA
- the tssE gene encoding type VI secretion system baseplate subunit TssE has translation MAELTTTERLQPSLLDRLTDAAPSQREESREQRVISATRLRECVIRDLSWLLNAVNLETSRPLDAHPQIRRSVLNFGIPDLAGAAVSGIDAAALQQRIRDAILAFEPRLIADTLRVSVHADTARMDKRSLLFTIQSEMWAQPLPLNLYLKTALDLETGRLEVMEGHG, from the coding sequence ATGGCCGAGCTCACCACCACCGAACGCCTGCAGCCCTCGCTGCTGGACCGGCTCACCGATGCCGCACCCAGCCAGCGCGAAGAGAGCCGCGAGCAACGCGTGATCTCGGCCACACGTCTGCGCGAGTGCGTGATCCGCGATCTGTCGTGGCTGTTGAACGCGGTCAATCTGGAAACCAGCCGGCCGCTGGACGCGCATCCGCAGATCCGTCGCTCGGTGCTCAACTTCGGCATCCCGGATCTGGCCGGCGCAGCCGTGTCCGGGATCGATGCGGCCGCGCTGCAGCAGCGCATTCGCGACGCCATCCTGGCCTTCGAGCCACGCCTGATCGCCGACACCTTGCGCGTAAGCGTGCATGCCGACACCGCGCGCATGGACAAGCGCTCGCTGCTGTTCACCATTCAATCGGAGATGTGGGCGCAGCCGCTGCCGTTGAACCTGTATCTGAAGACCGCACTGGACCTGGAAACCGGCCGGCTTGAAGTGATGGAGGGCCACGGCTGA
- a CDS encoding type VI secretion system accessory protein TagJ: MDATAQTLLARGEPAQALQQLVQQVRRQPADAAQRVFLFQLLSVLGQWSRAADQLRACGELDGTTQPLVQTYLTVLQGEQTRAQVFAGTHLPHVIGEPAEWLALHLQALRLSAQGHGAQANALRAQAFELAPASAGVLDGERFEWLSDADARFGPCIELMLDSDYAWAPLQHIHQLRFEAPVDLRDTVWAPVSVLWRNGGQVFGYMPVRYPGSEHLDAGELQLARRTEWTEGAQGEIGLGQRMLGTESREVALLEVRELQFDAY, translated from the coding sequence ATGGATGCCACCGCACAGACCCTGCTTGCCCGTGGCGAGCCGGCGCAGGCATTGCAACAGCTGGTGCAGCAGGTACGTCGGCAACCGGCCGATGCTGCGCAGCGCGTGTTCCTGTTTCAGCTGCTGTCCGTGCTGGGCCAGTGGTCGCGTGCGGCCGACCAGTTGCGTGCCTGCGGCGAGCTGGATGGCACCACCCAGCCGTTGGTGCAGACCTATCTCACCGTGCTGCAGGGCGAACAGACACGGGCGCAGGTGTTTGCCGGCACCCACTTGCCGCACGTGATCGGCGAGCCGGCCGAGTGGCTGGCGCTGCATCTGCAGGCGCTGCGGCTATCGGCGCAAGGCCATGGCGCGCAGGCGAACGCGTTGCGTGCGCAAGCCTTCGAACTGGCACCGGCAAGCGCGGGCGTGCTCGATGGCGAGCGCTTCGAATGGCTGTCCGATGCCGATGCACGCTTCGGGCCATGTATCGAACTGATGCTCGACAGCGACTATGCCTGGGCACCGTTGCAGCACATCCATCAGCTGCGCTTCGAAGCGCCGGTGGACCTGCGCGACACCGTGTGGGCGCCGGTGAGCGTGCTGTGGCGCAATGGCGGCCAGGTATTTGGGTATATGCCGGTGCGATATCCCGGTAGCGAACATCTGGATGCAGGCGAGCTGCAACTGGCGCGCCGCACCGAATGGACCGAAGGTGCGCAAGGCGAAATCGGCCTGGGCCAACGTATGCTCGGCACCGAGTCGCGCGAGGTTGCGCTGCTCGAGGTGCGCGAGCTGCAGTTCGACGCGTATTGA
- a CDS encoding type VI secretion system tube protein Hcp, which produces MAFDMHIKFGSGKVKIEGASNHKKHKGEIPILAWSWGASNSGDLHTGGGSASGGKAHVQDISITKYVDGCSNALLDAVCTGARVENAWLYVTNATGEQSDFLTIELSEGVLITSLSTGGSGGEDRLTENVTLHFGKFKYGFQPQDDKGTAQGGAKEFTYDIQGVAKA; this is translated from the coding sequence ATGGCGTTCGACATGCACATCAAGTTCGGCAGCGGCAAGGTCAAGATCGAAGGCGCGTCCAACCACAAGAAACATAAGGGCGAGATCCCGATCCTGGCGTGGTCGTGGGGCGCGAGCAATTCCGGCGACCTGCATACCGGCGGAGGTTCGGCCAGCGGCGGCAAGGCGCACGTGCAGGACATTTCCATCACCAAGTACGTGGACGGCTGCTCCAACGCGCTGCTGGATGCAGTGTGCACCGGTGCACGCGTGGAAAACGCCTGGCTGTACGTCACCAACGCCACCGGCGAGCAAAGCGACTTTCTCACGATCGAGCTGAGCGAAGGCGTGCTGATCACCTCGCTGTCCACCGGCGGCTCCGGTGGCGAAGATCGGCTGACCGAAAACGTGACGCTGCACTTCGGCAAGTTCAAGTACGGCTTCCAGCCGCAGGACGACAAGGGCACGGCGCAGGGCGGGGCGAAGGAGTTCACCTACGACATCCAGGGCGTCGCCAAGGCATAA